The genomic window CAAACTCAGGTCAGACGGTGGCGCGGATCCCATCAGTGGCCCACCTCCGACAAGGCGCCAGGTCCTTCTTTGGCGGCATCCACCCGGCGGAGAGTGAGCAGTGTGATCTCCGCCGGCGCGCTGAAGCGCATGGGCGGCCCCCAGAAACCGGTCCCCTGGCTGACGTAGACCTGCAGCCGCCCGTCGTGCCGGTTGAGGCCCTTGAGGTAGGGGTTGGCCTTGCCCGCCAGCCAGGTCCAGGGATGGAACTGTCCGCCGTGGGTATGGCCGCTCAGCATGAGGTCGAAGCCGGCTCTGGCCGCGCCGAAGACGCTGGCCGGCTGGTGGGCCAGGAGCAGGCGGAAGTCCGCCTCCGGCGCTCCGGCCACGGCGAGGTCGGGATGATGCTCATGGGAGCGCAGGAAACGCCCGCCGCTGATGTCGGGCACGCCGGCGAGCAGCAGGCGGCCGGCGCCGCGCCCGAGCAGGACATGTTGGTTGACCAGGGTGCCGAAGCCCAGTTCGCGGGCCGCGCGCAGCCAGCCCTCGGGGTCGCTGTAGTACTCGTGGTTGCCGGTGACGAACCACTTGCCCAGCGGCGCCGACAGGGTGGCGAGGGGCGCGGCGTGGGGCGCCAGGTCGGCGGGCCTGCCGTCGGCCAGGTCGCCGGTGAGGACGATCAGATCCGCGCCCAGCTCCTGCGTCACCCTTGCCACGGCCTCGATGTGGCGCCGGCGAATGGAGGGCCCGATGTGGAGGTCGCTCAGCTGGGCGATGCTGAGGCCGTCCA from bacterium includes these protein-coding regions:
- a CDS encoding metallophosphoesterase, whose protein sequence is MWSFFTFAGLVLTGLGLLAGFRLLLPLRLGPWPTALLWGALQLLSLLPMLVLALRRAWHPARPLELMAAAGWVVIGWLSVVFVLVVARDLILLAVRLTGGVQAWAAGSPAQWAAAGRQLLDGRTAALLLAGAATLYTAWSVSAAYRMTRVQRVEVPVAGLHPDLDGLSIAQLSDLHIGPSIRRRHIEAVARVTQELGADLIVLTGDLADGRPADLAPHAAPLATLSAPLGKWFVTGNHEYYSDPEGWLRAARELGFGTLVNQHVLLGRGAGRLLLAGVPDISGGRFLRSHEHHPDLAVAGAPEADFRLLLAHQPASVFGAARAGFDLMLSGHTHGGQFHPWTWLAGKANPYLKGLNRHDGRLQVYVSQGTGFWGPPMRFSAPAEITLLTLRRVDAAKEGPGALSEVGH